The Amycolatopsis sp. DG1A-15b genome window below encodes:
- a CDS encoding ATP-binding protein gives MAGGGSFLVALLRRGAPAIATATSELPDEIADPAPMHALRRISRMSGPIDPTERDGLLLRATRYVVLIPLAYRLLAVPGQFGVYVFQRGTTGLLPVGVFTLLSVALNVIGLRWMFRSAPFRGRNAGKLLAVDLAFTVLSPLVIALTVPTQAYFDALAVTSVHLFGEIGLLTLALGLPSGVVFGLLSFPLRMLANWLNTGGFLAGAAFSTYSVLLAELFLATAALVLTGLGTRLALAYGTRNGRLAERAQQHRMLHDTVLQTLEAMALSGPGDAEERLVEIQRLARAQAMEIRHTIESAASERAEAGARPLGEKLAALAAEMARDGLRAQLVVAELDDDTLSEVRQIAIRDAVREAMRNTMKHSGTDRVVVRVEERDGGIAVITRDHGSGFSAADHPAGFGISESITARLAEVGGTSLVESGLAGGGTRVTLWVPF, from the coding sequence GTGGCGGGCGGGGGCAGCTTCCTGGTGGCGCTGCTGCGGCGCGGTGCCCCCGCGATCGCCACCGCCACGAGTGAGCTGCCCGACGAGATCGCCGATCCGGCCCCGATGCACGCGCTGCGGCGCATCTCGCGGATGTCGGGTCCGATCGACCCCACCGAGCGCGACGGCCTGCTGCTGCGCGCGACCCGGTACGTCGTGCTCATCCCGCTGGCGTACCGGCTGCTCGCGGTGCCCGGCCAGTTCGGCGTCTACGTCTTCCAGCGCGGCACGACCGGGCTGCTGCCGGTCGGGGTGTTCACCCTCCTGTCGGTGGCGCTGAACGTCATCGGCCTCCGCTGGATGTTCCGGTCGGCGCCGTTCCGCGGCCGGAACGCCGGGAAGCTCCTGGCCGTCGACCTGGCCTTCACCGTGCTTTCGCCGCTGGTCATCGCGCTGACCGTGCCCACGCAGGCGTACTTCGACGCGCTCGCGGTCACCAGCGTCCACCTGTTCGGCGAGATCGGGCTGCTGACGCTCGCGCTGGGTCTCCCCAGCGGTGTGGTGTTCGGGCTGCTCAGCTTCCCGCTCCGGATGCTGGCCAACTGGCTGAACACCGGCGGTTTCCTGGCCGGGGCCGCGTTCTCGACGTACTCCGTCCTGCTCGCGGAGCTCTTCCTGGCCACCGCCGCGCTGGTGCTGACCGGTCTCGGCACGCGCCTGGCGCTGGCCTACGGCACCCGCAACGGGCGGCTCGCCGAGCGTGCCCAGCAGCACCGGATGCTGCACGACACCGTGCTGCAGACGCTGGAGGCGATGGCGCTGTCCGGCCCCGGCGACGCCGAAGAACGGCTGGTGGAGATCCAGCGGCTGGCGCGGGCGCAGGCGATGGAGATCCGCCACACGATCGAGTCGGCGGCGTCCGAGCGGGCCGAGGCCGGCGCCCGGCCGCTGGGTGAGAAGCTCGCCGCGCTCGCCGCCGAGATGGCCCGCGACGGCCTGCGCGCCCAGCTCGTGGTGGCCGAGCTCGACGACGACACGCTCTCGGAGGTCCGGCAGATCGCCATCCGGGACGCCGTCCGCGAGGCGATGCGGAACACGATGAAGCACTCCGGCACCGACCGGGTCGTGGTCCGCGTCGAGGAGCGCGACGGCGGGATCGCGGTGATCACCCGCGATCACGGGAGCGGGTTCAGCGCGGCCGACCACCCGGCCGGGTTCGGCATCAGCGAGTCGATCACCGCGCGGCTGGCCGAGGTCGGCGGGACGTCGCTGGTCGAGTCGGGACTCGCCGGGGGTGGCACGCGGGTGACGTTGTGGGTCCCGTTCTGA
- a CDS encoding NUDIX hydrolase: MSGSAGRPGASKPRRRRRRQRGRRLTTVDETSAGGLVVDAEREQAVLIGRLDRHGRLLWSLPKGHIEDGETVEQTAVREVKEETGISARVMRPLGTIDYWFVAEKRRIHKTVHHFLLEALGGELSDEDVEVTEVAWVPLAELETKLAYSDERKLVRKAKELFARPDVLGRDEHAPEGAPE, translated from the coding sequence ATGTCTGGATCAGCCGGCCGCCCCGGCGCCTCGAAGCCGCGCAGGCGGCGGAGGCGTCAACGCGGCAGGCGCCTGACCACGGTCGACGAAACGTCGGCCGGTGGTCTCGTGGTGGACGCGGAGCGCGAACAGGCGGTGCTGATCGGCCGGCTCGACCGGCACGGCAGACTGCTGTGGTCGCTGCCCAAGGGCCACATCGAGGACGGTGAGACGGTGGAACAGACGGCTGTGCGCGAGGTGAAGGAGGAAACCGGCATCTCCGCACGCGTCATGCGGCCACTGGGCACCATCGACTACTGGTTCGTGGCCGAGAAGCGGCGCATCCACAAGACCGTGCACCACTTCCTGCTCGAAGCGCTCGGCGGTGAGCTCTCCGACGAAGACGTCGAGGTCACCGAGGTGGCCTGGGTCCCGCTGGCCGAGCTGGAGACCAAACTCGCCTACTCCGACGAGCGCAAGCTCGTCCGGAAGGCCAAGGAACTTTTCGCGCGCCCGGACGTCCTCGGACGAGACGAGCACGCCCCTGAGGGAGCCCCCGAGTGA
- the murJ gene encoding murein biosynthesis integral membrane protein MurJ has protein sequence MGPGTPPPGTPVPPRGRGSRRPAPVRPWQEEAQQVPRPPDPEATRFIPRTAGVPLNSRWPVADPDVMRPYDALATQVMPALKGPLVKPRPGEDVPEAPAKAPSLAKASGRMAIASLISRITGFLWKLLLVGAIGQGIANDSFNVANTMPNIIFELLMGGVLASVVVPLLVRSQDDPDGGTAYTQRLITVAFSLLLVGTVVAVIAAPAFTSLYVDSSGRASADLTTAFAYLLLPEIFFYGMFALLSAVLNAKQIFGPTAWAPVINNLVVIFTILVVWIMPGDIDTGHVSITDPKVLTLGIGVTGGIVAQALLLIPPLLRSGFRFKWRWGIDKQMKEFGGLALWILGYVAVSQVGYTINTRVLTSGSPGGVTAYSNAWLLFQLPYGVIGVSLLTAIMPRMSRAAADGDHKKLIGDLSYASRISTVMLVPISAVMTVVGGSIGIALFTFGKGTLDTAERLGDALAISAFALLPYALVMLQMRVFYAMKDARTPTLIMIVMTLVKVPLLYLCPVLLAPDNVVLGVMMVNALTFVVGAILGQVWLWVTLGNLRSKRVIGVILFTVVASVLGVAAAWLAGKLVPDAFGPRLGAWAKLLLQSIVGIVVSFGVLMALKVEELQPATSRFTRLIKRR, from the coding sequence CTGGGCCCCGGCACCCCGCCGCCGGGCACGCCCGTCCCGCCCCGCGGCCGCGGCTCCCGCCGCCCGGCGCCCGTCCGGCCGTGGCAGGAGGAGGCGCAGCAGGTCCCGCGCCCACCCGACCCGGAGGCGACGCGGTTCATCCCGCGCACCGCCGGCGTTCCGCTGAACTCGCGCTGGCCGGTCGCCGACCCCGACGTCATGCGGCCGTACGACGCGCTGGCCACCCAGGTCATGCCGGCGCTCAAGGGGCCGCTGGTCAAGCCCCGGCCGGGCGAGGACGTGCCGGAGGCCCCGGCCAAGGCGCCGTCGCTGGCGAAGGCGTCCGGCCGGATGGCCATCGCCTCGCTGATCAGCCGGATCACCGGCTTCCTGTGGAAGCTGCTGCTGGTCGGCGCGATCGGCCAGGGCATCGCGAACGACTCGTTCAACGTCGCCAACACGATGCCGAACATCATCTTCGAACTGCTGATGGGTGGCGTGCTCGCCAGCGTCGTGGTGCCGCTGCTGGTGCGTTCGCAGGACGACCCCGACGGCGGCACGGCCTACACCCAGCGCCTGATCACGGTGGCGTTCTCGCTGCTGCTGGTCGGCACGGTGGTGGCGGTGATCGCGGCGCCGGCGTTCACGAGTCTCTATGTCGACTCCTCCGGCAGGGCGAGTGCGGACCTCACCACGGCGTTCGCCTACCTGCTGCTGCCGGAAATCTTCTTCTACGGCATGTTCGCGCTGCTCTCGGCCGTGCTCAACGCCAAGCAGATCTTCGGCCCGACGGCGTGGGCGCCGGTGATCAACAACCTGGTGGTCATCTTCACGATCCTGGTCGTCTGGATCATGCCGGGCGACATCGACACCGGCCACGTCTCGATCACCGACCCCAAGGTGCTGACGCTGGGCATCGGCGTCACCGGCGGCATCGTCGCCCAGGCACTGCTGCTGATCCCGCCGCTGCTGCGGTCCGGCTTCCGGTTCAAGTGGCGCTGGGGCATCGACAAGCAGATGAAGGAGTTCGGCGGCCTCGCGCTGTGGATCCTCGGCTACGTCGCGGTGAGCCAGGTCGGCTACACGATCAACACGCGCGTGCTGACCAGCGGTTCGCCCGGTGGTGTGACGGCCTACAGCAACGCCTGGCTGCTCTTCCAGCTGCCGTACGGCGTCATCGGCGTCTCCCTGCTGACCGCGATCATGCCGCGGATGAGCCGCGCGGCGGCCGACGGCGACCACAAGAAGCTGATCGGCGACCTGTCGTACGCGTCCCGGATCTCGACGGTGATGCTCGTGCCGATCTCCGCGGTGATGACCGTGGTCGGCGGCTCGATCGGCATCGCGCTGTTCACCTTCGGCAAGGGCACGCTCGACACGGCCGAGCGGCTCGGCGACGCGCTGGCGATCTCGGCGTTCGCCCTGCTGCCGTACGCGCTGGTGATGCTGCAGATGCGCGTGTTCTACGCGATGAAGGACGCCCGCACGCCGACGCTGATCATGATCGTGATGACGCTGGTCAAGGTGCCGCTGCTGTACCTGTGCCCGGTGCTGCTGGCGCCGGACAACGTCGTGCTCGGCGTGATGATGGTCAACGCGCTGACGTTCGTGGTCGGCGCGATCCTCGGCCAGGTTTGGCTCTGGGTGACGCTGGGCAACTTGCGCAGCAAGCGGGTGATCGGCGTGATTCTGTTCACGGTCGTGGCGAGCGTCCTCGGTGTCGCCGCCGCATGGTTGGCGGGGAAGCTCGTGCCGGACGCGTTCGGGCCTCGCCTGGGGGCCTGGGCGAAACTGTTGCTGCAGAGCATCGTGGGCATCGTCGTCTCGTTCGGCGTGCTGATGGCCCTGAAGGTCGAGGAGCTCCAGCCGGCCACTTCGAGGTTCACCCGGTTGATCAAGCGCCGGTAA
- a CDS encoding TNT domain-containing protein: protein MRNRVEVAERPDGLYATWGEGTFRAQRSTTDGTVLLSVLPEEEPPEGFDKEFDGRPARVVPASEVPSTFTLRTFAEYDGEVFEVAPGDRPELTLRWVRDDAARAAQLGLTDFSVTVPAKQVTALWQTRLDFTETPEARPQPGTGDQNALLRAIGRTLLHTVPGGWTRVGAQFRQVGDYAEIEVRAVGDEDGPVSVSLPAVPRLGGLFARLRAAMFQAEAGTWFQGTFTLDAESKFDFDFDADREPDWRVPPNDGGRPSTAAYELELATFPRTPKHLPAWLTAKAGLPLDVVFRHARVADAHVEGERPVVTRPPVPPDQVRGLLDYLFRAPVALHRPAPLPDIFGAPGAKPDVPNAFHTDGTWIWPAAVPHYLRKYGVPPEPELVEHARAAGFRPPFVRELVRATAEAEVLGQPRPPQTAADLPDERALTRVARGEPVRNLRGAETLELLQQRLAEHGVPAAAYRIGANEIPAEDVWTLRRAENGWEVSRPPSDEPVAFGSLGDAARFLLGVLLMLPPRPAEESDLPADWPILPMRGEPPLNFYRGKRLITLPPGTTVVRFGNETGNLVHADGSRFVETALAFEREREKRLYRVQRAIRVLTGVAAPWGGMPGGAVAHLLPRPLAQHVETGSLSRQ, encoded by the coding sequence GTGCGTAACCGGGTTGAAGTGGCCGAACGCCCGGACGGCCTGTATGCGACGTGGGGCGAGGGGACTTTCCGCGCGCAGCGATCGACCACGGACGGCACGGTGCTGCTGTCCGTGCTGCCGGAGGAGGAGCCGCCGGAGGGCTTCGACAAGGAGTTCGACGGGCGTCCGGCGCGGGTGGTGCCGGCGAGCGAGGTGCCGTCGACGTTCACGCTGCGGACCTTCGCCGAGTACGACGGCGAGGTCTTCGAGGTCGCGCCGGGCGACCGGCCGGAGCTGACCCTGCGCTGGGTCCGCGACGACGCCGCCCGCGCGGCGCAGCTGGGCTTGACCGACTTCTCGGTCACCGTGCCGGCCAAGCAGGTCACGGCGCTGTGGCAGACGCGGCTGGACTTCACCGAGACGCCGGAGGCGCGGCCGCAGCCGGGGACCGGCGACCAGAACGCGTTGCTGCGCGCCATCGGCCGGACGCTGCTGCACACCGTGCCCGGCGGCTGGACGCGGGTCGGCGCGCAATTCCGGCAGGTGGGTGACTACGCCGAAATCGAGGTCCGCGCGGTCGGCGACGAGGACGGCCCGGTGTCGGTGTCGCTGCCCGCGGTGCCCCGGCTCGGCGGGCTCTTCGCGCGGCTGCGGGCGGCGATGTTCCAGGCCGAGGCCGGCACCTGGTTCCAGGGCACGTTCACCCTCGACGCCGAGTCGAAGTTCGACTTCGACTTCGACGCCGACCGCGAGCCGGACTGGCGGGTGCCGCCCAACGACGGCGGCCGCCCGTCGACCGCCGCCTACGAGCTGGAGCTGGCCACCTTCCCGCGGACGCCGAAGCACCTGCCGGCGTGGCTGACGGCGAAGGCGGGCTTGCCGCTGGACGTCGTGTTCCGGCACGCGCGGGTCGCCGACGCCCACGTCGAGGGCGAGCGCCCGGTGGTCACCCGGCCGCCGGTGCCGCCGGACCAGGTCCGTGGCCTGCTCGACTACCTGTTCCGGGCGCCGGTGGCGCTGCACCGGCCCGCGCCGCTGCCGGACATCTTCGGCGCGCCGGGGGCCAAGCCGGACGTGCCGAACGCGTTCCACACCGACGGCACCTGGATCTGGCCCGCCGCCGTGCCGCACTACCTGCGCAAGTACGGGGTGCCGCCGGAGCCGGAGCTGGTCGAGCACGCGCGTGCGGCGGGCTTCCGGCCGCCGTTCGTCCGGGAGCTCGTCCGCGCGACGGCCGAGGCGGAGGTCCTCGGCCAGCCGCGGCCGCCGCAGACGGCGGCGGATCTGCCGGACGAGCGCGCGCTCACCCGCGTCGCCCGCGGTGAGCCGGTCCGGAACCTGCGCGGCGCGGAGACCCTGGAGCTGCTCCAGCAGCGGCTCGCCGAGCACGGCGTGCCGGCGGCGGCCTACCGGATCGGCGCCAACGAGATACCGGCCGAGGACGTCTGGACGCTGCGCCGGGCCGAGAACGGCTGGGAGGTTTCGCGGCCGCCGTCCGACGAGCCGGTGGCGTTCGGCTCGCTCGGCGACGCGGCCCGGTTCCTGCTGGGCGTGCTGCTGATGCTCCCGCCGCGGCCGGCGGAGGAGTCCGACCTGCCAGCCGACTGGCCGATCCTGCCGATGCGCGGCGAACCGCCCTTGAACTTCTACCGCGGCAAGCGCCTGATCACGCTGCCGCCGGGCACCACGGTCGTCCGGTTCGGCAACGAGACCGGCAACCTGGTGCACGCCGACGGCTCGCGGTTCGTCGAGACGGCGCTGGCGTTCGAGCGCGAACGCGAGAAGCGGCTGTACCGGGTGCAGCGCGCGATCCGCGTGCTGACCGGCGTGGCGGCGCCGTGGGGCGGGATGCCGGGTGGCGCGGTCGCCCACCTGCTGCCCCGGCCGCTCGCCCAGCACGTGGAGACCGGCTCGCTCAGCAGGCAGTGA
- a CDS encoding CCA tRNA nucleotidyltransferase — protein sequence MNDVVDKQVVELMQVSPLAEELAERFARAGHRLYLVGGSVRDALLGRQSGDLDFTTDARPDRVLKIVSGWGDAVWDVGIAFGTVGVTKKGMQLEITTFRADSYDRVGRNPEVTFGDSIEGDLLRRDFTVNAMAVELASKTFIDPHDGLGALRERVLDTPATPQESFADDPLRMLRAARFAAQLGFTAAPRVVDAMTSMAEEIDRITAERVQAELSKLMLAADPQPGLELLVDSGLADRVLPEVPGMRLAIDEHHQHKDVYQHSLTVLAQAIDLEKTHEPTSEPDLILRLAALLHDVGKPATREFQPGGGVSFHHHEVVGARMARKRLRALKFSKEIVDDVSQLVFLHLRFHGYGKGEWTDSAVRRYVTDAGPLLTRLHKLVRADCTTRNRRKAAALQATYDDLEARIAALKAKEDLDRVRPDLNGEQIMELLGLKPGPDVGKAWKFLKELRLDRGPLDHDEAVAELKKWAAENGIGGV from the coding sequence GTGAACGACGTGGTCGACAAGCAGGTGGTGGAGCTGATGCAGGTCTCCCCACTGGCGGAGGAGCTGGCGGAGCGGTTCGCCAGGGCGGGGCACCGCCTGTACCTCGTGGGCGGGAGCGTGCGCGACGCGCTGCTGGGCCGGCAGTCCGGCGACCTCGACTTCACCACCGACGCGCGGCCCGACCGGGTGCTGAAGATCGTCAGCGGCTGGGGCGACGCGGTCTGGGACGTCGGCATCGCCTTCGGCACGGTCGGCGTGACGAAGAAGGGCATGCAGCTCGAGATCACGACGTTCCGCGCCGACAGCTACGACCGCGTCGGCCGCAACCCCGAGGTCACCTTCGGCGACAGCATCGAGGGCGACCTGCTGCGCCGCGACTTCACGGTCAACGCGATGGCCGTGGAGCTGGCGTCCAAGACGTTCATCGACCCGCATGACGGGCTGGGCGCCCTGCGGGAGCGGGTCCTGGACACCCCGGCGACGCCGCAGGAGTCGTTCGCCGACGACCCGCTGCGGATGCTGCGCGCGGCCCGCTTCGCCGCGCAGCTGGGCTTCACCGCCGCGCCGCGGGTGGTCGACGCGATGACGTCGATGGCGGAGGAGATCGACCGGATCACCGCCGAGCGGGTGCAGGCCGAGCTGTCGAAGCTGATGCTGGCGGCCGACCCGCAGCCGGGCCTGGAGCTGCTGGTCGACTCCGGGCTGGCCGACCGGGTGCTGCCCGAGGTGCCCGGGATGCGGCTGGCGATCGACGAGCACCACCAGCACAAGGACGTCTACCAGCACTCGCTGACCGTGCTCGCCCAGGCGATCGACCTGGAGAAGACGCACGAGCCGACGTCCGAGCCGGATCTGATCCTCCGGCTGGCGGCGCTGCTGCACGACGTCGGCAAGCCGGCGACCCGGGAGTTCCAGCCGGGCGGCGGCGTCAGCTTCCACCACCACGAGGTGGTCGGCGCGCGGATGGCCCGCAAACGTTTGCGGGCGCTGAAGTTCTCGAAGGAGATCGTCGACGACGTCTCCCAGCTCGTGTTCCTCCACCTGCGGTTCCACGGCTACGGCAAGGGCGAGTGGACGGACTCGGCGGTCCGCCGGTACGTCACCGACGCCGGGCCGCTGCTGACCCGGCTGCACAAGCTGGTCCGCGCCGACTGCACCACCCGCAACCGCCGGAAGGCGGCCGCGCTGCAGGCGACCTACGACGACCTCGAGGCCCGGATCGCCGCGCTCAAGGCCAAGGAGGACCTCGACCGCGTGCGGCCGGACCTCAACGGCGAGCAGATCATGGAGCTGCTCGGCCTCAAGCCGGGGCCGGACGTCGGGAAGGCGTGGAAATTCCTCAAGGAGCTGCGCCTGGACCGCGGGCCGCTGGACCACGACGAGGCGGTCGCCGAGCTGAAGAAGTGGGCCGCGGAAAACGGCATCGGGGGCGTCTGA
- a CDS encoding DUF6049 family protein, whose product MKRFAATFLSVLFLAVPALAGVSVAQAADGARLRVDLAGLSPRVITTSTTTLTVTGTVTNTGDRRVVKPQVRLQVGDRATTERGVGDVLSGAVVRDTPLTEFTSVADVLEPGQSAPLDITVPLTGTRAGRFALPGVYPLLVNVNGTPEFGGPARLGAVSMLMPVLAGPGRQAGGRTGTPPSMTLLWPLTGNVPHVYAAPYGNPVVLADDRLAAELSGDGRLNALVTSAASAVRDNSSLAKSMCFALDPDLLATVDAMTRGYLVHTDAGNVDGKGAEAAKTWLSELRTLVGGRCVVALPFADADLDALTRIRPGDTGLVTRAATGAATIQELTDVTPQTGVLWPDGTPSASVLTALTEAGVRTLLTDAGKLAPAAAGGGVTVQGSTVRVQPTDSLISAAMTGVPTVPGSVTVPATTERAIAAQNGLGALAYRAGLGLAAGQQRPDHVLVAPPRRWDASPEEFATYLQQVGDFLNAGLVTATGLPALLAAAPATSGSVGDGEPVPVTGVDADVVSTLAGLDVKATGLASAMQLDPTKRVKPDDVVEPVRLAELRGASTAWRGLPADAATTNAQAELTAISGRVTVSQPKQTIALASGNSPLPVYVSNDLPVGINARFALDNNTGLRPEEAGDRFFPASGGKNYFLPVEALRAGRFSVDVSLRTPTGTPLGSSARFELTSTEYGAITIIATVAAGVALLLLASRRIYRRVKDARAGRDVVG is encoded by the coding sequence GTGAAGCGGTTCGCCGCAACCTTCCTTTCCGTCCTCTTCCTGGCCGTCCCCGCCCTCGCCGGCGTCTCGGTGGCCCAGGCGGCCGACGGCGCGCGCCTGCGCGTCGACCTGGCCGGGCTCAGCCCGCGGGTGATCACGACTTCGACGACGACGCTGACGGTCACCGGCACGGTGACCAACACCGGCGACCGCCGGGTCGTCAAGCCGCAGGTGCGGCTGCAGGTCGGGGACCGGGCGACGACCGAACGCGGGGTCGGCGACGTGCTGTCCGGCGCGGTCGTCAGGGACACCCCGCTGACCGAGTTCACGTCGGTCGCCGACGTGCTGGAGCCGGGTCAGAGCGCCCCGCTGGACATCACCGTCCCGCTGACCGGGACACGGGCGGGCCGGTTCGCCCTCCCCGGCGTCTACCCGCTGCTGGTCAACGTCAACGGCACCCCGGAGTTCGGCGGGCCCGCGCGGCTCGGCGCGGTCAGCATGCTGATGCCGGTGCTGGCCGGGCCGGGCCGGCAGGCGGGCGGCCGGACCGGGACGCCGCCGAGCATGACCCTGCTCTGGCCGCTGACCGGCAACGTCCCGCACGTCTACGCGGCGCCGTACGGCAACCCGGTGGTGCTGGCCGACGACCGGCTGGCCGCCGAGCTCAGCGGGGACGGCCGGCTGAACGCACTGGTCACCTCGGCGGCGTCGGCCGTGCGGGACAACTCCAGCCTCGCCAAGTCGATGTGCTTCGCGCTCGACCCGGACCTGCTCGCCACCGTCGACGCGATGACCCGCGGCTACCTCGTCCACACCGACGCGGGCAACGTCGACGGCAAGGGCGCCGAGGCGGCGAAGACGTGGCTGTCCGAGCTCCGCACCCTGGTCGGGGGCCGCTGCGTGGTGGCGCTGCCGTTCGCCGACGCCGACCTCGACGCGCTCACCCGGATCCGGCCCGGCGACACCGGCCTGGTCACCCGGGCGGCCACCGGCGCGGCGACCATCCAGGAGCTGACCGACGTCACCCCGCAGACCGGCGTGCTCTGGCCGGACGGCACGCCCAGCGCGTCGGTGCTCACCGCGCTCACCGAGGCCGGCGTGCGGACCCTGCTCACCGACGCGGGCAAGCTCGCGCCCGCCGCGGCCGGCGGCGGCGTCACCGTGCAGGGCAGCACCGTTCGCGTGCAGCCGACCGACTCGCTGATCTCCGCCGCGATGACGGGCGTTCCGACCGTGCCCGGTTCGGTCACGGTCCCCGCGACGACCGAGCGGGCGATCGCCGCCCAGAACGGCCTCGGTGCCCTCGCCTACCGCGCCGGGCTGGGCCTGGCCGCGGGGCAGCAGCGGCCGGACCACGTGCTGGTCGCGCCGCCGCGGCGCTGGGACGCCTCGCCCGAGGAGTTCGCCACCTACCTGCAGCAGGTCGGCGACTTCCTGAACGCCGGCCTGGTCACCGCGACCGGGCTGCCGGCGTTGCTCGCCGCCGCCCCGGCGACCTCCGGCTCGGTCGGCGACGGTGAGCCGGTCCCGGTCACGGGCGTCGACGCCGACGTCGTCTCGACGCTGGCCGGGCTCGACGTCAAGGCCACCGGGCTGGCGTCCGCGATGCAGCTCGACCCGACCAAACGGGTGAAACCGGACGACGTCGTCGAGCCGGTCCGGCTGGCCGAGCTGCGCGGTGCCTCCACGGCGTGGCGGGGACTGCCCGCGGACGCCGCGACCACGAACGCCCAGGCCGAGCTGACGGCGATCAGCGGCCGGGTGACCGTCTCGCAGCCGAAGCAGACCATCGCGCTGGCGTCCGGCAACTCGCCGCTGCCGGTGTACGTCAGCAACGACCTGCCGGTGGGGATCAACGCCCGGTTCGCCCTCGACAACAACACCGGCCTGCGCCCGGAGGAGGCCGGTGACCGGTTCTTCCCCGCCAGCGGCGGCAAGAACTACTTCCTCCCGGTGGAGGCGCTGCGGGCCGGCCGGTTCAGCGTCGATGTGTCGTTGCGCACGCCGACCGGTACCCCGCTCGGGTCATCCGCGCGGTTCGAACTGACGTCCACCGAATACGGCGCGATCACCATCATCGCGACCGTCGCCGCAGGTGTGGCCCTGCTTCTGCTCGCTTCCCGGCGGATCTACCGGCGGGTGAAGGACGCCCGCGCGGGCCGCGACGTCGTGGGCTGA
- a CDS encoding class I SAM-dependent methyltransferase, which yields MTSIDLLADALAAYRSGDRDRAAELAAQAGRAGSTLADELRTYLAGDGSAPVYDQPSAFTAFIRGGGNVELYRALSAELAARYDGAKPESLLDLGCGDGLAVVPALEQASHLPPRIDLVEPSAALLEGVHERVPSAQCWQSTAQDFLARDDLGWDFVQSTFALQSIEPEQRAEVLRALQPRTGTLVLAEFDVPEFEEGSPEHLRSLVERYERGVAEYGEDATLVAQGFLLPVLLGIVSGQQRTNWEHPAAVWAEQLTTAGFAEVDVTPLADYWWSPAVLITAC from the coding sequence ATGACCTCGATCGACCTGCTGGCCGACGCCCTCGCCGCCTACCGCTCCGGTGACCGCGACCGGGCCGCCGAACTCGCCGCCCAAGCCGGGCGGGCCGGCTCCACCCTGGCCGACGAACTGCGGACCTACCTGGCCGGCGACGGCTCGGCGCCGGTGTACGACCAGCCGAGCGCGTTCACGGCGTTCATCCGCGGCGGCGGCAACGTCGAGCTGTACCGGGCGCTGAGCGCCGAGCTGGCCGCGCGGTACGACGGCGCGAAGCCGGAGTCGCTGCTCGACCTCGGCTGCGGTGACGGTCTCGCCGTGGTGCCCGCGCTGGAGCAGGCGTCGCACCTCCCGCCGCGGATCGACCTGGTCGAACCGTCGGCCGCGCTGCTGGAAGGCGTGCACGAGCGGGTGCCCTCGGCCCAGTGCTGGCAGTCGACCGCGCAGGACTTCCTGGCCCGCGACGACCTCGGCTGGGACTTCGTCCAGTCGACGTTCGCGCTGCAGTCCATCGAGCCGGAGCAGCGCGCGGAGGTGCTGCGCGCGCTGCAGCCGCGCACCGGGACGCTGGTGCTCGCCGAGTTCGACGTCCCCGAGTTCGAGGAAGGCTCGCCGGAGCACCTCCGGTCGCTCGTCGAGCGCTACGAGCGCGGGGTGGCCGAGTACGGCGAAGACGCCACGCTGGTCGCCCAGGGCTTCCTGCTGCCGGTGCTGCTCGGGATCGTCTCCGGGCAGCAGCGGACGAACTGGGAGCACCCGGCCGCGGTCTGGGCGGAGCAGCTGACGACGGCGGGCTTCGCGGAAGTCGACGTCACCCCGCTCGCCGACTACTGGTGGTCGCCCGCCGTCCTGATCACTGCCTGCTGA